ATGGGTTGTAGCTCACATTTTGAAAAGCACAGGCTTAGATTATTCCAGGTTCATTCCCTTGATTTAGGAAGGCGCTCAGCCTCCCTTGGAGGACAGGGTTGCTTGGAGAAAAATGAATAGGATCGGAGTTCTGTTagcaaaaaagggggaaaaaagactctTAAGTAGGCAACCCTCTTTTTAACGCATTATCCTTTAAGTTCTACTCAGATGTCACATCTTCTCTGAAATGTTCCTTGATAGCAGTGGCGGGCTGTTCTACGTGTGCCCTTATATGTTTTGGCCCCTGACACCTGTCTCATCTCATCTTACTCCACTCTCCTCATCACTGCACTCCAGCAACACTGGCCTTCCAGTGAGCATTCCAAGCTGGTTTCATACTCAGACCTTTACACTTGCTATTCCCCCAGCTCTTCACCTGGctgtctccttccctttctcagaTTTCAACTCAAATATCCCCTTCTGAGAGAGGTCTCCCATAGCCACCTTAGATGAagtattatgtttatatttttctgtaatactTACAAGtagttgaaattattttatatatatgttttgttggttggtttgtttgtcttttgactATTTCCTCTCTCTAGAGCAGAGCTTCCTAACCAATAAACTGTGGTAATTTTGTGCTCAGAGAGGGTTATAGGTGTGCTGAAATGCTGATCCTTCAACCTTCAAAACTGTGGAGTTGGCCCCATGGTAGCCAGGCTACAAGTGTTCTCAAGTGTTTATCTCAGTGTACTGAACAAAGACTATTAACTAATATGTTTGTCATTATGTGGAAAAGGTTGGGAAACATTGCACTAAGATACAAACTACTTGAGgataagaaaaaaactgaatttattGCCAACAGCATGTGTGTCTGGGAACATGTTTAAGAAAGTAGAGAAATGCTGGAGTGGCCAGCAGGCATATTTGGAAGAGTTCTGCCCTGGACACTTTATTCATGCCAGGTGGCAAAGTCTGTTTGGCATGTGCTAACTGACCTCTCTCCATACCAAGTGTTTAACCATTTGAGGCTTCCTACTGGCTAATGATGACTTTACATTTTAGAGAGATTTGGGAATGCCTTTCTTCAACAAAAATCCCCCAAGACCAGTTTTATGTTAGCCAAACATTAGATCCTTGATCTCAGTCTTTTCCAGTTCTATCTTGTTCACTTAAGAAGtttttactgggcttccctggtgatgcagtggttgagagtccgcctgccaatgcaggggacatgggttcgtgtcccggtctgggaggatcccacatgccgcggagcaactaggcctgtgagccatggctgctgagcctgtgctccacaacgggagaggccacaacagtgagaggcccgcgtactgcaaaaaaaaaaagagaagtttttACTGAATAGCTACTACAGATCAAGCACAATACCAAGTACTTTCCATGTTAttttacattgaaaaatattttatacaaagtattttctaaatgccataatatatatgtgtcttttgtgaaaatcttttataatttcagctcaaactgaaaaaaaaaacctaggggaTCATTTGATTTGGTTGGTCACTTAGAAGATTAAGTTAATAAaaggtaatttatttaatttttttaattttattttgttcaaagaTGTTTCTAAGAAGAAGAgttctgccttttattttcttgtagacCAGAATGAATTTATTCTGTCTTATTATGGACATCTAGGCCCGTACTACAATCCAATGACCGTTCTAAGACTGCTCAGCTAGTCACATTCACATTCAGACAAGGTCATACACATGTGACACAAGGTCACATTCAGACCTTGAGCACATGCTCTATCTGCTGCAAGTTCACAGTCAAATGGAGAGGAAGACAATGAAAAATGAATGGAGAGAATACAATTGCATTTTTATAGTAGATACAAATTTAATtacactacaacatggatgtgAAAAAAaggtagctttttatttttatatagttctGATACTTCTCATGAGATCCTCAAACCCTgtgtaatgaaaaaaattcatattaatCCATTGTGTTTTAAACTTTGTTTGGAGTAAAAATGCACAGCCTCTTTAGGCTTAACAcagtctttctgtttctttctaccATGGTGTCTTAGTATATGAGTGAGGCGCTCACTGGACTTTGTGACATTGAGGAAAAGGTACTTGGCCAGGGATCTTGGTCAGTGCCCTTGTACTGCTGACCTCATTCCTAGATGTTCTGTGGCTACTGACATTTGTGCTTCATGAACACATAGTCTGTTCTCTGTGAACCTGGATAGGGTCCACTCTCAACTATCACTAGTATGGTAGAACTCATTTAGTTCTTGTCATGTCTTCATCTCTTCTTAGACCGTCTATTTATACCTCACCCAAGTCAAGCCTTTGCTATGGGTCACTGCACCCCTGCAATGACAAGCTTGTTGCAAGCCTAATCTCAGTGTCCATGTCACGTGTGGACCAAGGGAGATCTGGAATGAAAACTATATCCTCTCTCTGCCTAACCACACCATTTCATCCTGATAACAAAGCTAGGGTCACCCTGTGTTGGCAGGAAGCTGCCCTGCAAAGCACTTTCATCCCAGAATCTCAACAAAGGATGTGGCAAATATATCTCTCTTCCTTTGTTGTTCTCCTCAACCTACATAATATACTTCCTCTCCACTCAAAAACCAAAGAGGCACACATACTACGGTCTTGCTTCCACCCCTGCTTTTGCTATTTTCCCCCACAAACCAAGCAGGAAAGGATGGTCTTGTCAGGTTGAAAGTATGGCAGAGGGTTTGAGGGAGATGTTAGcagtagtgattttttttttaattggggtatagctgttttacaatgttctgttagtttctactgtacaatgaagtggagttccctgtgctatacagcaggttctaattagttatctattttatacatattagtgtatatatgtcaatcccaattcatcccacccaccccatgcccccgctttccccccttggtgtccatacgtttgttctatAGCAGTAATGACGTTGAGGAATGGGAAAGGCAGACAAGAACAGACAAGCTGAAATCAGCCCTATAAACATTTATGCTGAACTTGTGTTCATTTTCAGAATAGAATCTCCTCCAGAGATGAATGATTTTAGTACAAAAGACAATAAATCCATCAGAAATGATCAATTAAATGAGTATTCAGTAAGAAAGAAAAGCTTGCCCCCCTTGTGCTTTGAGGATGAACTGAAAAAGTCAAATGCCAAGATAATCGACATTAGTCCAGCAAAGACAGCAACTTCTTACACGGTAATAAAAACATCTACTACTGTTCAGTAAAAATGTGTATTATTACTCCTTGTGGGAATGTCATACTCCAGTGCCCAGAATCTTTGATAAATTCTCCTTCCCTCTTGGCTTCATATTCTGAAGTGACAACAACACAAGTTCTTAGTGTTCTTTTTAGAACCTCCACCCCAAATCTGGGGATTCCTCTGCACCAGctgaaaattttgtgtttttctttataaagaacgatttatcaaattttcttgattataaaagaaatataaagatggtatttttttaatgactggatTATGTTTCACTTTTCTATCAATCTATTTTAACTATTTCAACCagaaaatacatttatcaaaGGCCATCTGGTAGCTCAGAGTCTCTGGGATGCTGGAGAGACAATCTGGCTTGAAAGCTCTCCAATCAGGACTAACCCTGTTACAGCCCCACGTTGCTCCACTGGGGCCCATGCTGTTGTCACAGATAAAAGTTTACAACTCTGACTCTGGGCAGGGGACACTGTTTCTAAGATCTTTGCCAGTGCTGCCCTTCCGCTAGATATATCTACCACCATCCTCACTAGAATAGTTTTCACAGTGCCTACTTTTCAAAATGCTTGCTTTTTCTGAACTGAAGACTGTCTTAGGTGTGTCTGAGTGGCAGAGCCTAGGTCACACACCTACGCCCTAACCTCAAGCGAGGCTGATAAAGTGAGTTTTTGCCTCTACCTAAGTGTACTTTGACTCGGAAGGTGGAAAATTCCCTAAGGTATTGATTAGACAGACCAAAAATTTGACAGACCGCTACTCCTATCACTAAATAGGTAACATGGGCATCACCAGTGGATTGCAAAACTAgatcttttgtaattttttcagtGATCGTATGCATTAATATGCCTTTCACACTAAGGACACTAATATACAATGAGATGATCCTAATTTCTTACttcattaattatatttctaaaagaaaagtaGCAATCATTGACTTAAAGTTTACAGACTAAGTACTAGTTCTACTCATATTTGATGAGTTTCTGTGGAGTTAATCTTTTTTCCTTACAATGGAAATGTGGAAAAGAGTTCAGTGAGTAGCTCATACATACAGATTTTGCTACTACTGTGATAAAAGTAATCTATTTTTAAGTCAATCTATTACTTCGGCTATTTTATTCCACAGATATATATTGAGCACTTTTTATTGGACTAAGTATTGTGCTAAATGTTGGGGTATAGTaatgaatataattattttaaagaaaattttccacTGTCTGAACTTACTAGGATACTCAGACTGTAATTTTGGCTTATaatcagttatatttcttttgatttttgacTCAATCCATTTTTTGGTATGCTGCTTATTTCTGGACATGGAAACCTAAGAAATGACAGAACAATGTTCCATCCCACCAACTATCATATTTCCCAGTGACAACACCAAACATAAAGACTTTATATCTCACTCTATTTCAAAAAGGGTTTTAGGAGGCCAAAAGTTCAGATTTTACTCCTAACATCTGAACAGAGTGTCAAGAGAAAGAAGTGTGTCACATACAAGGACatcttttttgtatgtttaaataccattattgtttatattaaaaacttCTATGTAGTCATTTCTAGTATGTAGTATTCTAGTATTTCTAGAATACTTTAcgattttattttcatgttttaaaaattatagcctTCTTGCCTCAATAGACTGATGACAAATACTCTCTTCTTTAATCCACaggaagaaaatgatacaaatcccATAATTTTCCATGAGACTGGATATGTACAAATGTTACTTTTGACAAAAAACAGGCTTCCTCCCCATTCTATGGAAAATGGGAATGGTTACCCATATAAAAGATCAAATATTGTTTTAGAAAGAAATTGTGGAATGCTCAAATCTGTAGCTAGAGGTCAATTTACTACTCCTTCCAAACCCAAAATAACTCTGCCTACAACACAGAAGAAAGCTATACAAGCAGTATCTTTTGAAGTAAGCCGTAGAGTTGTAGATGATAAACTAAGGAAGAAAACTAGCAAGCAGATATTTGAAAACGTATCTTGGAATAAACTTTATAACTTTTCACAGACTTTTTCCAGCCTAACAAAAAAATCTGTGGGTTTCCTTGATAAAACTGTTATTCAAGAAATGAGTGCTAAAACGGCAAATTTGAAAAAACGTTTTCTACAGTAAAAATAATGAGCAAATTGAGTGCCTCGCCTGTCAAATATTGCTCAAAGCCTTCAAAAAATATACTCAAagtccataaaataaataatgtaacacCATTGGATGATTTGTTAAACTTGTCAAGTAAAAATTAAGCACCtcataaaatattgtttatacaGCAAAATTTGGGTAACAGGAAGCAAATAAAGTTCcaagatcacagaagaaatcctTGTCTAAATGGTAATGTTCTAGTGGATGgtagaagaaaacaaagtataGAAATTGGAATTACAAACCAACAGTGGTATACTATTTTTAGTAAATAAGAGGACAAAATTAGGAAATAATGATCAACAAGAGGAACTAGTTCAGGAATTTCTCTTATCTCAATTAGATCCCTCAATCATCAGCATTCCTGCAGTAAAGTAGATTCAGGACCAAGAATGGCACAGACTGACTCTGG
This sequence is a window from Globicephala melas chromosome 1, mGloMel1.2, whole genome shotgun sequence. Protein-coding genes within it:
- the C1H1orf141 gene encoding LOW QUALITY PROTEIN: uncharacterized protein C1orf141 homolog (The sequence of the model RefSeq protein was modified relative to this genomic sequence to represent the inferred CDS: inserted 1 base in 1 codon), whose translation is MAKKILEKLDILDEQAKTLLAIRAKKNWLQSEVKKKISVIPLTFDFQLEFEKDIATSISEAESKITKDRSYGIKKTKRYVSFKNMPESKKSDFEKSNLRPHFAPTKIKIQEIKSIEPVEEYLKSRSIRSFHYLKDTTEVEHAKPFHELYSQHRQQQRRRTLGSTIFSPAPSIQSNAYKNEKDSIYSTKDNKSIRNDQLNEYSVRKKSLPPLCFEDELKKSNAKIIDISPAKTATSYTEENDTNPIIFHETGYVQMLLLTKNRLPPHSMENGNGYPYKRSNIVLERNCGMLKSVARGQFTTPSKPKITLPTTQKKAIQAVSFEVSRRVVDDKLRKKTSKQIFENVSWNKLYNFSQTFSSLTKKSVGFLDKTVIQEMSAKXGKFEKTFSTVKIMSKLSASPVKYCSKPSKNILKVHKINNVTPLDDLLNLSSKN